One Bos taurus isolate L1 Dominette 01449 registration number 42190680 breed Hereford chromosome 3, ARS-UCD2.0, whole genome shotgun sequence DNA window includes the following coding sequences:
- the OR6P1 gene encoding olfactory receptor family 6 subfamily P member 1 → MRNLSGDHTVEFVLVDFPTSPPLQLLLFALFLVIFLLTLLENALIVSTIWLTPSLHRPMFFFLGHLSFLELWYINVTVPRLLGAFLTQEHRVSYVGCMTQLYFFIALACTECVLLAVMAYDRYLAICEPLRYPSLMPFSMATRLAASSWGSGFFSSMMKLLFISRLSYCGSNIINHFFCDISPLLNLTCSNKEQAELVDFLLALVMILLPLMAVVSSYAAIIATILRIPTAQGRHKAFSTCASHMAVVVIYYSSTLFTYARPRAIYTFNHNKVISVLYTVIVPFLNPAIYCLRNKEVKDALRKTVLGRCPCSRDIPD, encoded by the coding sequence ATGAGAAATTTGAGTGGAGACCACACAGTAGAGTTTGTTTTGGTGGACTTCCCTACCTCCCCACCCCTTCAGCTGCTCCTCTTTGCACTCTtccttgtaatttttttgttgACATTGTTGGAGAATGCACTCATTGTTTCCACTATCTGGCTCACTCCAAGCCTTCATCGTCCAATGTTCTTTTTCCTTGGACATCTCTCCTTCCTGGAGCTATGGTATATCAATGTCACTGTTCCCCGACTCTTGGGGGCCTTTCTTACCCAGGAGCATAGAGTCTCCTATGTAGGTTGTATGACCCAACTCTATTTCTTCATTGCCTTAGCTTGCACCGAATGTGTCCTGTTGGCAgtcatggcctatgaccgctaccTAGCCATCTGTGAACCTCTCCGTTATCCTAGTCTAATGCCCTTCAGTATGGCCACTCGCCTTGCTGCTTCCTCTTGGGGTAGTGGCTTCTTCAGCTCCATGATGAAGCTTCTGTTCATTTCCAGATTGTCATACTGTGGGTCCAATATCATCAACCACTTTTTCTGTGATATCTCTCCACTACTTAACCTCACCTGCTCTAACAAGGAACAAGCAGAACTAGTAGACTTCCTCTTGGCCCTGGTGATGATTCTGCTCCCTCTAATGGCTGTGGTTTCATCATATGCCGCCATAATTGCCACTATCCTGAGGATTCCTACTGCCCAGGGACGTCACAAAGCCTTTTCCACGTGTGCTTCTCACATGGCAGTGGTTGTTATCTACTACTCCTCTACTCTCTTTACCTATGCACGGCCCCGGGCCATATACACCTTCAACCACAACAAGGTCATCTCTGTGCTCTATACTGTCATTGTACCATTTCTCAATCCAGCCATTTACTGCCTGAGGAACAAGGAAGTTAAGGATGCCCTCAGAAAGACAGTGCTGGGTAGATGCCCCTGTTCCAGGGATATCCCAGATTGA